From the genome of Epinephelus moara isolate mb chromosome 10, YSFRI_EMoa_1.0, whole genome shotgun sequence, one region includes:
- the hmg20b gene encoding SWI/SNF-related matrix-associated actin-dependent regulator of chromatin subfamily E member 1-related isoform X1, translated as MGGIKQEQSDAAQQSRPSHSADQPQQEEPKKRGWPKGKKRKKVLPNGPKAPVTGYVRFLNERREHMRARYPDLPFPEITKRLGAEWTRLAPNDKQRYLDEAEREKMQYAQELKEYQQTEAYQITSAKIQDKRIKKEDTPSVIISTSSESSVSKASDLTSRFDIPIFTEEFLDQNKAREAELRRLRKANIEFEEQNAVLQRHIKDMYNAKERLEAELGMDEKRTQALHQHLLAIKHTLVNSLSSVPLPGTGETASHGNLDSYLSRLSGVLEGNPHKHRALLSKLCEVLSHLDSEKL; from the exons ATGGGGGGCATCAAACAGGAGCAGAGTGATGCAGCACAGCAGTCCAGACCTTCACATTCAGCAGATCAACCCCAACAAGAGGAG CCAAAGAAGAGAGGCTGGCCGAAGggcaagaaaagaaagaaggtgCTACCAAATGGTCCCAAGGCACCAGTAACAGGATATGTCCGCTTCCTGAACGAACGCCGAGAGCATATGCGCGCCAGATACCCTGACTTACCTTTCCCAGAAATCACCAAGAGGCTCGGAGCAGAGTGGACACGATTAGCCCCGAATGACAAACAG CGCTACCTCGACGAGGCGGAACGGGAGAAGATGCAGTATGCCCAGGAGCTGAAGGAGTATCAGCAGACTGAAGCCTATCAGATCACCAGTGCCAAGATACAAGACAAGAGGATCAAGAAAG AAGACACTCCATCTGTTATCATCAGTACTAGTTCAGAGTCGTCAGTATCAAAG GCTTCTGACCTCACAAGCAGATTCGACATCCCTATCTTCACAGAGGAATTCCTTGATCAGAACAAAG CTCGAGAGGCTGAGTTGCGACGGCTCCGTAAGGCCAACATTGAGTTTGAGGAGCAGAATGCAGTGCTTCAGCGACATATTAAAGACATGTACAACGCTAAAGAACGCCTGGAGGCTGAGCTGGGGATGGATGAGAAGCGTACACAGGCTCTTCACCAACACTTGCTGGCCATCAAACACACATTGGTCAACAGTCTGTCATCAGTCCCCCTGCCAG GTACAGGAGAGACAGCATCTCATGGGAACCTGGACTCATACCTGAGTCGTCTCAGTGGAGTGCTGGAAGGAAACCCTCACAAGCATCGTGCACTGCTCTCCAAGCTTTGTGAAGTCCTCTCTCATCTGGACAG TGAGAAGTTGTGA
- the hmg20b gene encoding SWI/SNF-related matrix-associated actin-dependent regulator of chromatin subfamily E member 1-related isoform X2: MGGIKQEQSDAAQQSRPSHSADQPQQEEPKKRGWPKGKKRKKVLPNGPKAPVTGYVRFLNERREHMRARYPDLPFPEITKRLGAEWTRLAPNDKQRYLDEAEREKMQYAQELKEYQQTEAYQITSAKIQDKRIKKDTPSVIISTSSESSVSKASDLTSRFDIPIFTEEFLDQNKAREAELRRLRKANIEFEEQNAVLQRHIKDMYNAKERLEAELGMDEKRTQALHQHLLAIKHTLVNSLSSVPLPGTGETASHGNLDSYLSRLSGVLEGNPHKHRALLSKLCEVLSHLDSEKL; encoded by the exons ATGGGGGGCATCAAACAGGAGCAGAGTGATGCAGCACAGCAGTCCAGACCTTCACATTCAGCAGATCAACCCCAACAAGAGGAG CCAAAGAAGAGAGGCTGGCCGAAGggcaagaaaagaaagaaggtgCTACCAAATGGTCCCAAGGCACCAGTAACAGGATATGTCCGCTTCCTGAACGAACGCCGAGAGCATATGCGCGCCAGATACCCTGACTTACCTTTCCCAGAAATCACCAAGAGGCTCGGAGCAGAGTGGACACGATTAGCCCCGAATGACAAACAG CGCTACCTCGACGAGGCGGAACGGGAGAAGATGCAGTATGCCCAGGAGCTGAAGGAGTATCAGCAGACTGAAGCCTATCAGATCACCAGTGCCAAGATACAAGACAAGAGGATCAAGAAAG ACACTCCATCTGTTATCATCAGTACTAGTTCAGAGTCGTCAGTATCAAAG GCTTCTGACCTCACAAGCAGATTCGACATCCCTATCTTCACAGAGGAATTCCTTGATCAGAACAAAG CTCGAGAGGCTGAGTTGCGACGGCTCCGTAAGGCCAACATTGAGTTTGAGGAGCAGAATGCAGTGCTTCAGCGACATATTAAAGACATGTACAACGCTAAAGAACGCCTGGAGGCTGAGCTGGGGATGGATGAGAAGCGTACACAGGCTCTTCACCAACACTTGCTGGCCATCAAACACACATTGGTCAACAGTCTGTCATCAGTCCCCCTGCCAG GTACAGGAGAGACAGCATCTCATGGGAACCTGGACTCATACCTGAGTCGTCTCAGTGGAGTGCTGGAAGGAAACCCTCACAAGCATCGTGCACTGCTCTCCAAGCTTTGTGAAGTCCTCTCTCATCTGGACAG TGAGAAGTTGTGA